A window from Methanomicrobia archaeon encodes these proteins:
- the argF gene encoding ornithine carbamoyltransferase has protein sequence MDLISIFDLSSAEIEALLKRAEELKRERRAGVKVRTECAGQTLALIFEKPSTRTRVSFEVAMLELGGHVIRLNRDELQLGRGERIRETAKVLSSYVDAVMIRAYSHAAVEELARHASIPVINGLTDFEHPCQILADLQTIQEYKHKLKGVTIAWFGDGNNVCNSLIGGAALTGMNIRVACPKGYEPAREIVEEAEKRGCEVLITTNAEEAAADADVLYTDVWVSMGDEAEREQRLTDLQRYQLNEEAVTWAKDDAIIMHCMPVHIGEEMTEAVLNSDNSVIFEQAENRLHAQKALLVHLLTSVK, from the coding sequence ATGGATCTCATCTCGATCTTTGACCTCTCGTCTGCGGAGATAGAAGCTTTACTCAAGCGCGCGGAAGAACTGAAACGCGAGCGCCGAGCAGGCGTAAAGGTGCGCACTGAGTGTGCAGGGCAGACCTTAGCACTGATCTTCGAGAAACCGTCCACACGCACTCGGGTCTCCTTTGAGGTGGCAATGCTGGAACTCGGAGGGCACGTGATTCGCTTAAATCGTGACGAACTCCAACTGGGCCGCGGCGAACGAATACGGGAGACGGCAAAGGTGCTCTCGTCGTATGTCGACGCGGTGATGATTCGCGCGTACAGCCATGCTGCAGTAGAGGAACTTGCGCGCCATGCTTCGATCCCCGTGATCAACGGGTTAACCGATTTCGAGCACCCCTGTCAGATACTGGCTGATCTGCAGACGATACAGGAGTACAAGCACAAACTCAAGGGCGTCACCATCGCATGGTTCGGTGACGGGAACAACGTCTGTAACTCGCTCATTGGCGGTGCCGCGCTCACCGGCATGAACATCCGTGTCGCATGCCCGAAGGGCTATGAGCCGGCTCGGGAGATAGTGGAAGAGGCTGAGAAGAGGGGCTGCGAGGTTCTTATAACGACAAATGCAGAGGAAGCCGCTGCTGACGCCGATGTGTTATACACCGATGTCTGGGTCTCAATGGGTGACGAAGCTGAACGAGAGCAGCGGCTGACTGATTTACAACGGTATCAGCTCAACGAAGAGGCCGTAACCTGGGCGAAGGACGACGCCATCATAATGCACTGCATGCCCGTGCACATCGGCGAGGAAATGACCGAGGCGGTACTGAATTCCGACAACTCCGTTATCTTCGAGCAAGCGGAGAACCGGCTGCACGCGCAGAAAGCGCTCTTAGTGCATCTCCTCACGTCTGTGAAATAA
- the cdhC gene encoding CO dehydrogenase/CO-methylating acetyl-CoA synthase complex subunit beta — MGEPEAEEEFPFDINPMYEGERIRKAGLYVELGGQNEPGFELVLFEPDPTKITDGEVTLIGPDLKEMEEGGTYPYAMIYRVYGEQIEKDLEPVIERRNHEYQGYLQGYMHLNQRAEIWVRISKEAVKKGLKSFKQIGKATIMLFKAELPFIEKMEATYITDEDEVTRRLEEANTIYEARDVRVRGLHDEDVDEFYQCTLCQSFAPTNVCVVAPDRTALCGAMNWFDSRAAARVDPEGPNAPIPKGECTDPIGGEYTGVNAAAVKLSGGEYDSIKLHSFLERPHTSCGCFEVAGFYIPEVDGIGWVHRGSKVSDTPIGLPFSTIASSVGGGKQVTGFLGIGLQYFYSPKFIQYDGGWRRVVWIASDLKERIRDAIPDGMWDKIATEQDVKSVDELRAFLKRVDHPVVTGVIREADGAQLTVGWTAAAGEAEKVEAVISTAGVETAVPAGVEPVTQVPLTQMLASGSTSPVTLILKDADIRIGKIIIKRKEEK; from the coding sequence ATGGGAGAACCAGAAGCGGAGGAGGAGTTTCCTTTTGATATAAACCCTATGTACGAGGGTGAGCGGATAAGAAAAGCAGGTTTGTACGTGGAGTTGGGCGGCCAAAATGAGCCGGGCTTCGAGCTTGTTCTCTTTGAGCCGGATCCCACGAAGATAACGGACGGCGAGGTTACACTTATCGGACCTGATCTAAAGGAGATGGAGGAGGGTGGCACGTATCCGTACGCAATGATTTACCGGGTCTACGGTGAACAGATAGAGAAGGACCTCGAGCCGGTGATCGAGCGGCGGAATCATGAGTATCAGGGTTACCTCCAGGGCTATATGCACCTCAACCAGCGCGCGGAAATTTGGGTGCGAATAAGCAAGGAAGCGGTAAAGAAGGGGCTGAAATCGTTTAAACAGATCGGAAAGGCGACGATAATGCTGTTCAAGGCAGAACTACCGTTTATCGAGAAGATGGAAGCAACCTACATCACCGATGAGGACGAGGTGACACGCAGGCTCGAAGAAGCGAACACGATTTACGAGGCGCGGGATGTGCGTGTGCGCGGGCTTCACGACGAGGATGTGGATGAATTTTATCAATGCACGCTCTGTCAGTCATTTGCACCGACGAACGTGTGCGTCGTTGCGCCTGATAGGACCGCTCTGTGCGGTGCCATGAACTGGTTCGACTCGCGGGCTGCCGCGCGGGTTGACCCCGAGGGGCCGAACGCACCCATACCGAAAGGCGAGTGCACGGACCCTATCGGTGGTGAGTACACCGGCGTAAATGCGGCTGCAGTAAAGCTTTCTGGCGGCGAATACGATTCTATAAAGCTGCATTCATTCCTCGAACGGCCGCATACCAGTTGCGGATGCTTTGAGGTCGCAGGCTTTTACATACCGGAAGTTGATGGAATCGGCTGGGTGCATCGCGGGTCAAAAGTCTCCGATACGCCGATTGGCTTGCCGTTCTCCACGATCGCGAGTTCGGTCGGGGGCGGGAAGCAAGTAACTGGGTTCCTCGGAATTGGACTGCAATACTTCTACAGCCCCAAGTTCATACAGTACGATGGCGGCTGGCGTCGCGTGGTCTGGATAGCGTCCGATTTGAAAGAGCGAATAAGGGATGCCATTCCCGATGGGATGTGGGACAAGATAGCAACCGAGCAGGACGTGAAAAGCGTCGATGAACTGCGTGCATTCTTAAAAAGGGTGGACCATCCGGTTGTGACTGGCGTTATCCGAGAAGCTGACGGTGCGCAACTAACCGTAGGCTGGACTGCGGCAGCAGGCGAAGCCGAGAAGGTTGAAGCAGTTATTTCGACTGCTGGCGTGGAAACGGCCGTTCCTGCGGGGGTAGAACCCGTAACACAGGTTCCCCTTACGCAGATGCTGGCATCGGGAAGCACCTCACCGGTAACACTAATATTAAAGGACGCTGATATTCGTATAGGCAAGATAATCATAAAGAGGAAAGAAGAGAAGTAA
- a CDS encoding polyprenyl synthetase family protein gives MLFDKKIAEASRISSHTGEIVVAAKEYTLRGGKRLRPIFCIYGYQCLSDTNIDAIVKASISLELMQSYLLIHDDIMDEDELRRGKTTFHIICKDLCEREFGTTKSLKFGESIAIVAGDLLEAYGEEIVANSPFNSEYVRKALAKYAAIVENVGYGQILDITAERKGGFNEDEILTIHKLKTASYTIEGPLHIGALLAGANEADLQILSDYGIPLGLAFQIHDDILGLFGSEEKTGKPVGSDVQEGKKTLLILHALKSCTGDEKAFIFNALGNEQITAADVDKVREIVRRTGSLEYSKRLVTEMTDKAVQAIKTSDFRAEAKEFLINIADFIGNREY, from the coding sequence TTGCTCTTCGATAAGAAGATAGCGGAGGCTTCGCGGATCTCTAGCCATACCGGCGAAATCGTCGTTGCGGCGAAAGAGTACACCTTACGAGGCGGCAAACGACTCAGACCGATCTTCTGTATCTACGGCTACCAATGCCTGAGTGATACGAATATCGACGCGATCGTCAAAGCCTCCATCTCGCTCGAATTGATGCAGAGCTACCTCCTGATTCATGACGATATAATGGACGAAGACGAACTTCGCAGGGGTAAAACGACGTTTCATATCATCTGTAAGGATCTGTGTGAACGCGAATTTGGAACGACGAAGTCACTCAAATTCGGCGAAAGTATCGCGATCGTGGCGGGCGATTTGTTAGAGGCGTACGGCGAGGAGATAGTGGCGAACTCACCGTTTAACAGCGAATACGTCAGGAAGGCGTTAGCCAAGTATGCGGCAATCGTCGAGAATGTGGGCTACGGCCAAATTTTGGACATCACCGCTGAGCGAAAAGGCGGTTTTAACGAGGATGAAATTCTTACGATCCACAAACTGAAGACCGCGAGTTATACCATCGAAGGCCCGCTGCACATCGGTGCGCTTTTAGCTGGTGCGAACGAAGCGGATTTGCAGATTTTGAGTGACTACGGCATTCCTTTAGGGTTAGCATTCCAGATCCATGATGATATACTGGGCTTGTTCGGCTCGGAAGAGAAAACAGGCAAACCAGTGGGCTCCGATGTTCAAGAAGGTAAAAAGACGCTCCTGATCCTACATGCTCTGAAAAGCTGCACGGGAGATGAGAAAGCGTTTATTTTTAACGCGCTGGGCAATGAACAGATTACAGCAGCGGACGTGGATAAGGTTCGAGAGATCGTGCGAAGAACGGGCTCGCTCGAGTATTCGAAACGCTTGGTTACAGAGATGACGGATAAGGCGGTTCAGGCTATTAAAACATCCGATTTCCGGGCAGAAGCGAAGGAGTTCCTTATTAACATAGCGGATTTTATAGGGAATCGGGAGTATTAG
- a CDS encoding UbiX family flavin prenyltransferase: MRLVVGVTGASGAIYAKRLLEVLKEKNVEVDLIVTAPAEYIMQNELGLTSKELGELATAAWDIADIAADVASGSQPRDGLVVIPCTMDAVAKMAHGISDNLLLRCFDVMLKENRKIIIVPRETPLHATHLENLLRLRRLGVTIIPPMTSFYHKPQTVMDMVDFIIAKILDQFNIPNALIARWKKPEVETTQERTEDERT; the protein is encoded by the coding sequence ATGCGATTGGTCGTGGGAGTGACGGGGGCAAGCGGTGCCATTTATGCGAAACGGCTGTTAGAGGTGCTCAAGGAAAAGAACGTCGAAGTCGATTTGATCGTTACCGCACCTGCGGAATACATTATGCAAAACGAACTGGGGCTTACGAGCAAGGAATTGGGAGAACTCGCAACAGCCGCCTGGGACATTGCAGACATAGCCGCGGACGTTGCAAGCGGCTCACAACCAAGAGACGGTTTGGTTGTCATTCCCTGCACGATGGATGCCGTGGCAAAGATGGCGCATGGCATCTCGGACAATCTGCTTTTACGCTGCTTTGACGTGATGCTGAAAGAAAATCGGAAGATCATTATCGTACCCCGGGAGACGCCGTTACACGCGACGCATCTTGAAAATCTGCTGCGGTTGCGGCGATTGGGCGTAACGATCATACCACCCATGACCTCGTTCTATCACAAGCCTCAGACTGTAATGGACATGGTGGATTTTATAATAGCCAAAATCCTTGACCAATTTAACATACCGAATGCTCTGATCGCGCGCTGGAAAAAGCCGGAAGTTGAAACGACGCAGGAGAGGACGGAAGATGAGCGGACGTGA
- a CDS encoding isopentenyl phosphate kinase family protein gives MSGREGNMIFVKLGGSLITEKNAPYTINYQVLTRIIKELKEAIDNDSQLQLVLGHGGGSFPHPVAQAFRTAEGFVQDTSVRGFALCQNAASTLNRIIVDLMTDYAIDAVSIQPSACCVTSDGKITDFFTKPIEAAIAAGLVPVVFGDCVFDAVKGCSIVSTEQIFSHLSGALHPSRVLVVGLVDGVYTADPQKDANARLVPTIKVEQFSSVESYLSGSYSVDVTGGMVTKVKELVEIAKQDIECEILSGASGNIRKALAGQRGLGTRIKSVSTAVE, from the coding sequence ATGAGCGGACGTGAAGGAAATATGATCTTCGTCAAGTTAGGTGGGTCGCTCATTACTGAGAAGAACGCACCTTACACGATCAACTACCAGGTACTAACGCGCATCATAAAGGAACTGAAAGAAGCGATCGATAACGATTCGCAGTTGCAGTTGGTACTGGGGCACGGTGGCGGGTCGTTTCCGCACCCAGTCGCTCAAGCTTTCAGAACCGCGGAAGGATTCGTCCAGGATACCAGTGTACGCGGGTTCGCACTGTGCCAAAACGCTGCATCGACATTGAACAGGATTATCGTCGATTTGATGACTGATTACGCGATTGACGCGGTCTCGATCCAGCCGTCCGCATGCTGCGTAACTTCAGACGGTAAGATTACGGATTTCTTTACCAAACCGATAGAAGCGGCGATAGCCGCCGGACTCGTCCCCGTTGTCTTTGGCGACTGCGTATTTGATGCGGTAAAGGGCTGTTCAATCGTGTCGACGGAACAAATCTTTTCTCACTTGAGCGGCGCGCTACACCCCTCACGAGTGCTTGTGGTTGGCCTGGTTGACGGCGTTTATACCGCGGATCCGCAAAAAGATGCGAACGCACGGCTCGTTCCTACCATCAAGGTGGAACAGTTCAGCAGTGTCGAATCGTACCTCAGCGGCTCTTATTCGGTTGACGTTACCGGCGGGATGGTAACGAAAGTCAAAGAGCTGGTGGAGATCGCGAAGCAGGATATTGAATGTGAGATCTTGAGCGGCGCGTCAGGCAACATAAGAAAGGCATTGGCGGGGCAGAGAGGTCTGGGAACGCGTATAAAATCGGTCTCCACCGCAGTTGAATAA
- the cdhD gene encoding CO dehydrogenase/acetyl-CoA synthase subunit delta, producing MEKKRTLADLAKLLERYDIVELEDVTIKGDITLEFGASRGVALPPALVEILRSALGARELPAAPEEARIAELLPATFEGAQADWRGQIEEVTIGATAADGGTRERAVTIGGEKALQFYNFDAQMPHPPVISVDCFDMPIPLARAVRGYYEDVMEDPGEWAKKNVHEFGADMVTIHLISTDPTIKDTPAREAAKTVEEVLQAVKVPIVIGGSGNPEKDPAILEAAAAAAEGERCLIASANLNMDYERIAQAAQKYGHVILSWTQLDINAQKTLNRYLFKLGVPREDIVIDPTTAALGYGLDYAFTNIERMRIAALKGDTDLAFPISCGITNAWGAREAWMKDSPIKEDSDWGPAAYRGPIYEIITGLTLGLAGGDLFMMMHPKAAAAIKDITQMLFGAPGEVLGTGEGEKKELPNWVSWTGGASKQ from the coding sequence ATGGAGAAGAAACGAACCCTAGCGGATTTAGCGAAGCTGTTGGAGCGGTATGATATCGTTGAGTTAGAAGATGTCACGATAAAAGGGGATATCACCTTAGAATTCGGGGCTTCGAGAGGCGTGGCGCTTCCGCCTGCGCTCGTCGAGATTCTGCGTTCCGCGTTGGGCGCTCGCGAATTGCCTGCAGCTCCTGAGGAGGCACGGATAGCCGAATTACTCCCTGCGACCTTTGAAGGTGCGCAGGCCGACTGGAGGGGGCAGATAGAAGAGGTTACCATTGGTGCTACTGCTGCGGACGGTGGCACACGGGAGCGCGCGGTAACAATCGGGGGCGAGAAAGCCTTGCAGTTCTATAATTTCGACGCGCAAATGCCACATCCACCCGTGATCTCCGTAGATTGCTTTGATATGCCCATCCCCCTGGCGAGAGCGGTACGGGGCTATTACGAGGATGTGATGGAAGATCCGGGCGAATGGGCGAAGAAGAACGTGCACGAATTCGGTGCAGACATGGTCACAATTCATCTTATCAGCACGGATCCGACGATCAAGGATACTCCGGCACGGGAAGCGGCAAAGACCGTAGAGGAAGTGCTGCAGGCGGTAAAAGTCCCCATCGTCATTGGCGGGTCGGGCAATCCGGAGAAAGACCCCGCGATACTCGAGGCTGCGGCTGCAGCTGCCGAGGGAGAGCGGTGCTTAATCGCATCGGCGAACCTGAACATGGACTACGAGCGAATAGCACAAGCAGCGCAGAAATACGGGCATGTTATCCTCTCGTGGACGCAGCTGGACATAAACGCGCAGAAAACACTGAACCGGTATCTCTTCAAACTGGGCGTGCCGAGGGAAGATATCGTCATCGACCCAACCACGGCTGCACTTGGTTACGGACTGGATTATGCGTTCACGAATATAGAACGGATGAGAATAGCAGCGCTGAAGGGCGATACCGATCTGGCATTCCCTATCTCCTGTGGAATCACGAATGCATGGGGTGCGCGAGAAGCCTGGATGAAGGACTCGCCCATTAAGGAGGATTCTGATTGGGGGCCGGCGGCGTACAGGGGTCCGATTTATGAGATTATAACCGGACTGACCCTGGGTCTTGCCGGTGGCGATTTGTTTATGATGATGCATCCGAAGGCTGCGGCTGCTATCAAGGACATAACACAGATGCTGTTCGGAGCACCAGGAGAAGTTCTGGGTACGGGTGAGGGCGAGAAAAAGGAGCTGCCCAATTGGGTCTCGTGGACGGGAGGTGCGTCAAAGCAATGA
- a CDS encoding acetyl-CoA decarbonylase/synthase complex subunit gamma has product MKLSSPMEIWKYLPGTNCGDCGEKTCLAFASLLKERKRTLEECIPLREARYSEKAKQLADLLAPEIREVEIGVGARALKLGGEDVLHRHELTFFNRTALAYDVWDTLDANELRARVERITNWRKFYVGDFLTVDAIAVRSVSGDPGTFAACVNAVAEYTDLPLVLCSFDTEVLEAGLQEVTDRKSLVYAANNANWKEVLELAQRYSVPVTLFSPDLDKLTSLAMTFSSAGVEDIVLDPGTYPTGEGLAGTFSRLVRLRRAGIVEANKSVAYPLMAVPMTAWLIYGEVESEEDALDASYWEAMLAAMGSIKYADILILHSIEPHSLIAERTLVANIYTDPRRPVSVEPGLRKIGTPTADSPLFLTTNFALTYYTVESDLSSNKIDSYLMVVDTDGIGVEASVAGGQLTAGLIKDALESNEAEKKLHHKTLVIPGLAARLSGETEDVTGWNVLVGPRDSGRIPGWMEGNWPPKTVSA; this is encoded by the coding sequence ATGAAACTCAGCAGTCCAATGGAGATCTGGAAGTATCTTCCGGGCACAAATTGTGGCGACTGCGGTGAGAAGACGTGTCTGGCGTTCGCATCGCTCCTGAAAGAACGAAAGAGAACCTTGGAGGAGTGCATACCACTTCGTGAAGCTCGGTACAGCGAGAAAGCTAAACAATTAGCGGATTTGTTAGCGCCCGAGATACGAGAAGTGGAGATCGGCGTAGGCGCCCGGGCGTTGAAACTCGGTGGTGAGGATGTTCTGCACCGGCATGAACTCACGTTCTTCAACCGAACGGCGTTAGCTTATGATGTCTGGGACACGCTGGACGCGAACGAGTTGCGAGCGCGCGTAGAGCGAATAACGAACTGGCGTAAATTTTACGTTGGTGATTTTTTGACGGTCGATGCAATTGCGGTCCGATCGGTATCGGGCGATCCAGGCACGTTTGCGGCGTGTGTGAATGCCGTTGCTGAGTATACGGATCTACCGCTGGTGCTCTGCTCCTTTGATACAGAGGTGCTAGAAGCGGGCTTGCAAGAGGTTACGGATCGAAAGTCGCTGGTATACGCCGCGAACAACGCCAACTGGAAAGAGGTTCTGGAACTCGCACAGCGCTACAGCGTTCCTGTTACGTTATTCTCGCCAGACCTCGATAAACTCACCAGTCTCGCGATGACGTTCTCGTCCGCCGGCGTCGAAGATATCGTACTTGATCCTGGCACGTATCCAACGGGTGAAGGGCTTGCAGGTACCTTTTCCCGATTGGTACGGCTACGGCGTGCGGGAATAGTCGAGGCAAATAAGAGCGTTGCCTATCCCTTGATGGCCGTGCCGATGACCGCATGGTTGATTTACGGTGAAGTTGAAAGCGAAGAAGACGCGCTGGATGCGTCATACTGGGAAGCAATGCTCGCAGCCATGGGCAGCATAAAATACGCGGATATACTGATTCTGCACTCGATCGAGCCGCATTCGCTGATCGCGGAGCGGACACTTGTGGCAAATATATACACTGATCCACGCCGCCCGGTAAGCGTAGAGCCGGGCTTGCGCAAGATAGGCACGCCAACGGCTGATTCACCGCTTTTCCTCACCACTAATTTCGCGTTGACCTACTATACGGTCGAGAGCGACCTCAGCTCGAACAAAATCGATTCCTACTTGATGGTGGTTGACACTGATGGGATCGGCGTCGAAGCCTCAGTTGCCGGTGGGCAGCTCACGGCGGGACTGATAAAAGATGCTCTGGAATCGAACGAAGCGGAAAAGAAACTACATCATAAAACCTTGGTGATCCCGGGCCTCGCAGCACGACTCTCGGGCGAGACAGAAGACGTTACCGGCTGGAACGTGCTGGTCGGTCCACGCGACAGCGGAAGAATCCCAGGCTGGATGGAAGGGAATTGGCCGCCTAAAACCGTTTCCGCGTGA
- a CDS encoding adenylyl-sulfate kinase, with the protein MTWAVWITGLPSSGKTAIARKVRTILKDQGVANVRELELDEIRKFITPQPTYSDEEREIVYASLVYMAKLLVDCGTPVIIDATANRRRYRDRARAAIPKFAEVYVKCSLETCMARERRRRARHAPAGIYKRSQEEGATVPGVNVPYEEPVKPEVEVDSETMTIKKCAERVVEFLLNEYET; encoded by the coding sequence ATGACCTGGGCAGTCTGGATAACCGGTTTACCCAGCAGTGGTAAGACCGCAATAGCACGGAAAGTACGAACCATCCTCAAAGATCAGGGCGTAGCTAACGTGAGGGAGCTCGAACTTGACGAGATACGGAAGTTCATCACGCCACAGCCGACCTATTCGGATGAGGAACGGGAGATTGTTTATGCTTCGTTGGTGTACATGGCGAAGCTCCTCGTGGACTGCGGCACACCGGTTATCATAGACGCAACGGCGAATCGAAGGCGATACCGCGATAGAGCGCGTGCGGCTATACCGAAATTCGCGGAAGTGTACGTTAAGTGCTCGTTGGAGACCTGCATGGCACGAGAACGGCGTAGAAGAGCGAGACATGCGCCTGCGGGCATTTACAAGAGGTCGCAGGAGGAAGGCGCGACGGTACCTGGCGTGAACGTGCCGTACGAGGAACCTGTGAAGCCCGAAGTAGAGGTAGATAGCGAAACTATGACGATCAAAAAGTGCGCGGAGCGGGTGGTGGAGTTCTTACTCAACGAATATGAAACGTAA